A portion of the Nitratidesulfovibrio termitidis HI1 genome contains these proteins:
- a CDS encoding L-serine ammonia-lyase gives MQPLVATIETSLFDMFEAGPGPSSSHTIGPMKAGHDFRTLCAALPPEMLARAADIRVRLFGSLSATGMGHGTTGAVLAGLLGHRPATCPPGLLESLPALPEGERTLRLGPAALVLAEGTVRRDAVQHAHPFSNTLVMELLDAHGAVLCEREYYSVGGGFIQWKGWQPEERGRPAHPYRSMAQLRARLVETGLTIHELILENEMAVTGVGRAAILDRLAAIIELMEASVRRGIEDGGPLPGTLGVHRKARVLLMRAERLPNEVDAFLGRLNAYAFAAAEENASGGVIVTAPTCGAAGVMPALLYAMRHDLAIGDRAVREGVLASAAVGFLAKHNAGIAGAEVGCQGEVGVASAMAAAMLAHARGNPVHVVENAAEIALEHHLGLTCDPVGGYVQIPCIERNAVGAVKAYNACLLATCEDPRHHRVTLDSVIAAMAEIGRDMNAKFKETSSGGLAVSVVEC, from the coding sequence ATGCAACCCCTGGTCGCCACCATAGAAACGTCGCTGTTCGACATGTTCGAGGCCGGTCCCGGTCCGTCCAGTTCCCATACAATCGGCCCCATGAAGGCCGGGCACGACTTCCGCACCCTGTGCGCGGCCCTGCCGCCAGAGATGCTGGCGCGCGCGGCGGACATCCGGGTGCGCCTGTTCGGATCGCTGAGCGCCACCGGCATGGGCCACGGCACCACCGGCGCGGTGCTGGCCGGACTGCTGGGCCACCGGCCCGCCACCTGCCCGCCGGGGCTGCTGGAATCCTTGCCCGCGCTGCCGGAAGGGGAACGCACCCTGCGCCTGGGCCCGGCGGCTCTGGTGCTTGCCGAAGGCACGGTGCGGCGCGACGCGGTGCAGCATGCCCATCCCTTCAGCAACACGCTGGTCATGGAACTGCTGGACGCGCACGGCGCGGTGCTGTGCGAGCGCGAATACTATTCCGTGGGCGGCGGGTTCATCCAGTGGAAGGGCTGGCAGCCCGAAGAACGCGGCAGGCCCGCGCACCCTTACCGCAGCATGGCGCAACTGCGCGCGCGGCTGGTGGAAACCGGGCTGACCATCCACGAACTGATCCTGGAAAACGAAATGGCGGTCACCGGCGTGGGCCGCGCCGCCATTCTGGACCGGCTTGCCGCCATCATCGAACTGATGGAGGCCAGCGTGCGGCGCGGCATAGAGGACGGGGGCCCGTTGCCGGGCACCCTGGGGGTGCACCGCAAGGCCCGCGTGTTGCTGATGCGCGCCGAGCGCCTGCCCAACGAGGTGGACGCCTTTCTGGGGCGGCTGAACGCCTACGCCTTTGCCGCCGCCGAAGAGAACGCGTCGGGCGGGGTCATCGTCACCGCGCCCACCTGCGGCGCGGCAGGGGTGATGCCCGCGCTGCTCTATGCCATGCGCCACGACCTTGCCATCGGCGACCGGGCCGTGCGCGAGGGGGTGCTGGCATCGGCGGCGGTGGGCTTTCTGGCCAAGCACAACGCGGGCATTGCCGGGGCAGAGGTTGGCTGCCAGGGCGAGGTGGGCGTGGCGTCCGCCATGGCCGCCGCCATGCTGGCCCACGCGCGCGGCAACCCGGTGCACGTGGTGGAGAACGCGGCGGAAATCGCCCTGGAACACCACCTGGGGCTGACCTGCGACCCGGTGGGCGGCTACGTGCAGATTCCCTGCATCGAACGCAACGCCGTGGGCGCGGTGAAGGCCTACAACGCCTGCCTGCTGGCCACCTGCGAAGACCCGCGCCACCACCGGGTGACCCTGGACAGCGTCATCGCGGCCATGGCCGAGATAGGGCGCGACATGAACGCCAAGTTCAAGGAAACGTCCTCCGGCGGGCTTGCGGTCAGCGTTGTGGAGTGCTGA
- a CDS encoding EAL and HDOD domain-containing protein produces MLRRMRSLLGLAEEGDQSSRAPSAASGQVAGTSASDVPRGTSAQGASPSVQEGTPCGPALLVARQPVFDASGEVWGYELLFRCPDSPEHCGSDVDASVATASVIADGFAMTRPALGQGQRLLVNFAEDMLLAGTPRILPADVCGVEVLETVSATEAMQQVLSDLKAEGYLIVVDDYAGQPDMDALLDIADIVKVDVLGRPLADLARDVAALRPRQCLMLAEKVEDLATHRQCEALGFSLFQGFFFSRPELVHGRRLDSSQAAKMRLLATLAREDVNIKAAAEVIRSDAALSYKLLRYINSVHFGLPVKVTSIQHGISLLGTRNLVQWLCVTVLSEFDTGPMARELIAVSALRAKFLELCATRALLRAGQAGAGALGPGQAQPVPQSGALFMLGLFSLLEPLLCLPLAELLRSLPLVDDLTEALATHTGPYAPWLELMEHYERGRWDDVLASGAAMGLTQADLAVAYAGALEWSAFFHDSRE; encoded by the coding sequence ATGCTCAGGCGCATGCGGTCTTTGCTCGGCCTTGCGGAGGAAGGCGACCAGTCTTCCCGCGCTCCGTCGGCGGCAAGCGGACAAGTGGCGGGAACGTCGGCGTCCGACGTGCCGCGCGGCACCTCCGCGCAGGGAGCCTCGCCATCCGTGCAGGAGGGCACGCCCTGCGGCCCGGCGCTGCTGGTGGCCCGACAGCCGGTGTTCGACGCCTCGGGAGAGGTGTGGGGCTATGAACTGCTGTTCCGCTGTCCCGATTCCCCCGAACATTGCGGCAGTGACGTGGACGCCAGCGTGGCCACCGCGTCGGTCATCGCCGACGGCTTCGCCATGACCCGTCCGGCCCTTGGGCAGGGCCAGCGCCTGCTGGTGAATTTCGCCGAGGACATGCTGCTGGCGGGCACGCCGCGCATTCTGCCCGCCGACGTGTGCGGGGTGGAGGTGCTGGAAACGGTGTCCGCCACCGAGGCCATGCAGCAGGTTCTTTCCGACCTCAAGGCAGAGGGCTACCTGATCGTGGTGGACGACTACGCGGGCCAGCCCGACATGGACGCGCTGCTGGATATCGCGGACATCGTCAAGGTCGACGTGCTGGGCCGTCCGTTGGCGGACCTGGCCCGTGACGTGGCCGCCCTGCGCCCCCGCCAGTGTCTGATGCTGGCGGAAAAGGTGGAAGACCTTGCCACGCACAGGCAGTGCGAGGCCCTGGGCTTTTCGCTGTTCCAGGGATTCTTTTTCAGCAGGCCGGAACTGGTGCACGGCAGGCGGCTGGACAGTTCGCAGGCGGCCAAGATGCGCCTGTTGGCCACGCTGGCCCGCGAGGACGTGAACATCAAGGCCGCCGCCGAGGTGATCCGGTCTGACGCGGCCCTTTCGTACAAGCTGCTGCGCTACATCAATTCCGTGCACTTCGGGCTGCCGGTCAAGGTCACGTCCATCCAGCACGGCATCTCGCTGCTGGGCACGCGCAACCTGGTGCAATGGTTGTGCGTCACCGTGCTTTCCGAATTCGATACCGGGCCCATGGCGCGCGAACTCATCGCCGTTTCCGCCCTGCGCGCCAAGTTTCTGGAACTGTGTGCGACCCGGGCCCTGTTGCGGGCGGGACAAGCAGGAGCAGGGGCGTTGGGCCCGGGACAGGCCCAGCCCGTTCCGCAATCGGGGGCGCTGTTCATGCTCGGGCTGTTCTCGCTGCTGGAACCCCTGTTGTGCCTGCCGCTGGCGGAACTGCTGCGTTCCCTGCCGCTGGTGGACGACCTGACCGAGGCCCTTGCCACGCACACCGGCCCCTATGCGCCGTGGCTGGAGTTGATGGAACATTACGAACGGGGCCGCTGGGATGATGTGCTGGCCAGCGGTGCGGCCATGGGCCTTACCCAGGCGGACCTGGCCGTGGCCTATGCGGGTGCGCTGGAATGGAGCGCCTTCTTTCACGACAGCCGGGAGTAG